The following proteins come from a genomic window of Amaranthus tricolor cultivar Red isolate AtriRed21 chromosome 14, ASM2621246v1, whole genome shotgun sequence:
- the LOC130799778 gene encoding probable aquaporin NIP5-1 — translation MPANNDMSPSMTPGIRPLIEPFTSKEARISLLQKAGAEFIGTFILVFSAAGGPIVNQKFNGIETLLGNAACSGLAATIAILSVGHISGAHINPAVTLAFAALKHFPWAQVPIYIIAQFVGGILASLLLKLGYHPFMSGGGTVPTASFGQAFLLEVVATFFLMFVITAVATDTRAVGDLAGIAIGTTILLDILLIGPSTGGSMNPARTLGPAIAAGRYHGIWIYMLAPPIGAFLGSAFYSLIKLKEDVSSDDEQSPGRVKSFGR, via the exons ATGCCCGCCAACAATGACATGTCACCGTCGATGACACCGGGTATTCGCCCGTTGATCGAACCATTCACATCTAAAGAAGCTAGAATTTCACTTCTTCAAAAG GCAGGAGCAGAATTTATAGGAACATTTATACTAGTATTTTCAGCAGCAGGTGGGCCCATAGTGAACCAAAAATTCAATGGAATAGAAACACTATTGGGAAACGCTGCTTGTTCTGGGCTTGCGGCAACTATAGCAATCTTATCAGTGGGTCACATATCGGGGGCCCATATTAACCCAGCTGTAACTCTGGCTTTTGCGGCCCTAAAACATTTTCCTTGGGCCCAAGTACCCATTTATATAATAGCTCAGTTTGTTGGAGGGATATTAGCTAGCTTGTTGCTTAAGTTAGGTTACCATCCTTTCATGTCCGGTGGAGGCACCGTGCCAACGGCTAGTTTTGGACAGGCATTTTTGCTCGAGGTGGTTGCCACTTTCTTCCTCATGTTCGTCATTACAGCCGTTGCTACCGATACTCGTGCT GTGGGTGACTTGGCCGGAATTGCAATTGGAACTACTATCCTTCTTGACATCCTCCTTATTGG GCCAAGTACGGGTGGGTCGATGAATCCAGCAAGAACACTAGGACCAGCAATAGCAGCAGGAAGGTACCATGGAATATGGATATACATGCTGGCCCCACCCATTGGAGCCTTTCTTGGTTCAGCTTTCTATTCACTTATTAAACTTAAGGAAGACGTAAGCAGTGATGATGAACAATCACCAGGGCGTGTAAAAAGCTTTGGCCGTTGA